The following are encoded in a window of Arthrobacter sp. NicSoilB4 genomic DNA:
- a CDS encoding NAD(P)-dependent alcohol dehydrogenase, whose protein sequence is MNVIQTGSDHKPRGTDDAGTHPGATMRAAAYRRFGGPEVVRLEEVPRPSPRPDEVLIRVHASTLSAADRRARSRTVPAGLQVPTALALGVFRPRRRILGMDVAGVVEATGSDVSKFKVGDEVVAMLGSNFGGHAEYVAVRQDGPITAKPRTMNFAEAVTLVFGGLPAQRFLALADVEPGDTVLINGASGAVGTAAVQLAKHLGAQVTAVCSGGNSGLVASLGADHVIDYTAEDFTARGQRYDVIMDCVGNAPFSRVAGSLKPGGALLLVVADLKGMLQAPGNGRRSGTLVTAGDLRLNYTAEDLAALVRLAESGHYKAVIDRTYPLTEIVQAHRFVDTGRKKGNVIVQITSGSPEPLNVLKQTPA, encoded by the coding sequence ATGAATGTGATCCAGACAGGCAGCGACCACAAGCCGCGCGGCACCGACGACGCCGGCACGCACCCGGGCGCCACGATGAGGGCAGCCGCCTACCGGCGGTTTGGCGGTCCCGAGGTGGTCCGGCTCGAGGAGGTCCCCCGGCCCTCGCCGCGTCCGGACGAGGTCCTCATCAGGGTTCACGCCAGCACGCTCAGCGCGGCCGACCGCCGGGCCCGCAGCCGCACCGTTCCGGCCGGACTGCAGGTCCCTACCGCCCTGGCGCTCGGCGTCTTCAGGCCGCGGCGCAGGATTCTGGGGATGGACGTTGCCGGCGTGGTGGAGGCCACGGGTTCGGACGTGAGCAAGTTCAAGGTCGGGGACGAGGTGGTGGCCATGCTGGGGTCAAACTTCGGCGGCCATGCGGAGTATGTGGCGGTCCGGCAGGACGGGCCCATCACAGCCAAACCGCGCACCATGAATTTCGCGGAGGCCGTCACGCTTGTTTTCGGCGGGCTTCCGGCCCAGCGCTTCCTGGCGCTGGCCGACGTCGAGCCAGGCGACACTGTCCTGATCAACGGAGCCTCCGGCGCAGTGGGCACGGCAGCGGTGCAGCTCGCCAAACACCTCGGCGCCCAGGTGACGGCCGTCTGCAGCGGCGGAAACAGCGGGCTGGTGGCCTCCCTCGGCGCGGACCATGTGATCGACTACACCGCCGAGGACTTCACCGCACGGGGACAGCGCTACGACGTGATCATGGACTGCGTGGGCAATGCCCCCTTCAGCCGGGTCGCCGGCTCCCTGAAACCGGGCGGGGCCCTGCTTCTGGTCGTCGCCGACCTCAAAGGGATGCTGCAGGCACCCGGCAACGGCCGCAGAAGCGGAACGCTCGTTACCGCCGGCGATCTCAGGCTTAACTACACTGCGGAAGACCTGGCCGCCCTCGTCCGCCTCGCGGAAAGCGGCCACTACAAGGCCGTCATCGACCGGACCTACCCGCTTACCGAGATAGTGCAGGCCCACCGCTTTGTCGACACCGGCCGCAAGAAGGGGAACGTCATCGTTCAGATCACAAGCGGATCCCCCGAACCGCTGAACGTTCTGAAGCAAACCCCGGCATAG
- a CDS encoding NAD(P)-dependent alcohol dehydrogenase, giving the protein MTAWTTGGDGIAKLSPVRVPRPTPGPEEILVRINALSLNYRDLMVINGRDGWKPPAAVVPLSDAAGTAVETGDGVTRFGVGSRVAPIFLPKWHTGQLNRETYVDPTGGPRNRGMLAEYITVHQDEAVEIPPEISDIHAATLPVAATTAWHAVARRSRVQPGDTVLIHGTGSVALFALQFTVAIGGIPIITSSSEEKLAKARALGARHTVNYADSPDLAAQVLAFTSGDGVDHVIETIGGENLNHSLKAVRIGGTISFIGLLAGTAARINTYEFVAKNVTIHGIETGSREMFEEMTRFIAQHRIAPVIDSTYATGQVQDALRHLEAGAPFGKIVLLPERTASA; this is encoded by the coding sequence ATGACCGCCTGGACCACCGGCGGCGACGGAATCGCCAAGCTGTCGCCCGTCCGGGTGCCGCGGCCCACCCCGGGCCCCGAGGAAATTCTGGTCCGGATCAATGCGCTCTCCCTGAACTACCGGGACCTGATGGTCATCAACGGCAGGGACGGCTGGAAGCCCCCGGCCGCCGTCGTGCCGCTCTCCGACGCTGCCGGCACCGCCGTGGAAACCGGGGACGGCGTCACCCGGTTCGGCGTGGGCAGCCGCGTCGCCCCAATCTTCCTGCCCAAGTGGCACACCGGGCAGCTGAACCGGGAGACCTACGTGGACCCGACGGGCGGACCGCGCAACCGCGGCATGCTCGCGGAATACATCACGGTCCATCAGGATGAGGCCGTGGAAATCCCCCCGGAGATCAGCGATATCCACGCGGCCACCCTGCCCGTCGCGGCGACCACCGCCTGGCACGCCGTCGCGAGGCGAAGCCGCGTGCAACCTGGCGACACCGTCCTGATCCACGGCACCGGCAGCGTGGCCCTGTTTGCCTTGCAGTTCACCGTCGCGATCGGCGGAATCCCCATCATCACGTCCAGCAGCGAGGAGAAACTCGCCAAGGCACGGGCACTCGGCGCCCGCCACACCGTCAACTACGCCGACTCGCCGGACCTCGCCGCCCAGGTACTGGCATTCACGTCCGGAGACGGTGTTGACCACGTCATCGAGACGATCGGCGGCGAGAACCTCAACCACTCCCTCAAAGCGGTCAGGATCGGTGGAACCATCAGCTTCATCGGCCTCCTCGCCGGGACCGCCGCACGCATCAACACCTACGAGTTCGTCGCCAAAAACGTCACCATCCACGGCATTGAAACCGGCTCCCGCGAGATGTTCGAGGAAATGACCCGCTTCATCGCACAGCACCGGATTGCCCCGGTGATCGACTCCACGTACGCCACCGGCCAGGTGCAGGACGCGCTCCGGCACCTCGAAGCCGGCGCGCCCTTCGGCAAGATCGTCCTCCTGCCGGAACGGACGGCATCCGCCTAG
- a CDS encoding VOC family protein, translated as MVSVRYMVDDVEAAVDFYTKHLGFTLRMGAAPAFADVTRGRLRLLLSGPGSSAGRPMPDGTVPAPGGWNRIHLIVSDIAAEVERLRAAGVTFRNDIVTGPGGQQILLEDPSGNVVELFQPAGG; from the coding sequence TTGGTCAGCGTCCGCTACATGGTGGACGACGTCGAGGCGGCGGTCGACTTCTATACAAAACACCTCGGTTTCACCCTCAGGATGGGCGCGGCTCCGGCGTTTGCAGACGTCACGCGCGGCCGGCTGCGGCTCCTCCTGAGCGGGCCGGGCAGCTCCGCAGGCCGGCCCATGCCGGACGGCACGGTGCCGGCGCCCGGAGGTTGGAACCGGATCCACCTCATCGTGAGCGACATCGCCGCCGAGGTGGAGCGGCTGCGGGCCGCCGGCGTCACCTTCCGGAACGACATTGTCACCGGTCCCGGCGGGCAGCAGATTCTGCTGGAAGACCCGTCCGGAAACGTTGTCGAGTTGTTCCAGCCCGCCGGCGGATAG
- a CDS encoding DNA alkylation repair protein yields the protein MSQTTVSELMAELAALENPKMRAVNEKHGDDHGVNLSKLRAIAKRLKTQQDLARVLWATDDTPARLLALLICRPKEFGRDELDAMLRESRAPKVHDWLVGYVVKKSPHAEELRVAWTADPGPVVASAGWALTSERVVKQPEGLDLPGLLDTIEAQMKDAPDRLQWAMNTCLAQIGIQHPGHRARAIDIGERLEVLKDYPTPPNCTSPFAPAWISEMVRRQGA from the coding sequence ATGTCCCAGACGACAGTCTCCGAGCTGATGGCCGAGCTGGCCGCCCTTGAGAACCCGAAGATGCGCGCGGTCAACGAGAAGCACGGCGATGACCACGGCGTGAATCTCTCCAAGCTGCGCGCCATCGCCAAACGCCTGAAGACGCAGCAGGACCTCGCCCGCGTTCTCTGGGCGACGGATGACACCCCCGCACGCCTCCTCGCGCTGCTGATCTGCCGGCCCAAGGAGTTCGGACGCGACGAGCTGGATGCCATGCTGCGCGAGTCACGGGCGCCCAAGGTGCACGACTGGCTGGTGGGCTATGTGGTCAAGAAGAGCCCGCACGCGGAGGAGTTGCGGGTGGCCTGGACCGCGGATCCCGGCCCCGTGGTGGCCAGCGCCGGATGGGCGCTGACCAGTGAACGGGTGGTGAAGCAGCCCGAGGGGCTTGACCTGCCGGGGCTGCTCGACACCATCGAGGCGCAGATGAAGGACGCTCCGGACCGGCTGCAATGGGCGATGAACACGTGCCTGGCCCAGATCGGAATCCAGCACCCCGGGCACCGTGCCCGGGCGATCGACATCGGCGAACGGCTCGAGGTCCTCAAGGACTACCCAACCCCGCCGAACTGCACCTCCCCGTTCGCGCCGGCCTGGATCAGCGAAATGGTGCGACGGCAGGGCGCCTGA
- a CDS encoding ABC transporter permease, with protein sequence MTTITAQRRTAAGAGRQSHVLADSITMLSRNLLHMVRYPGLSVFTIVGPVVLLLFFVFVFGGTLGAGLPGADPAGGREAYVAYVMPGILLLTIAGSAGGTSTTVAMDMAEGITARFRTMAISRAAVLAGHVLGNTIQAMIAVVLVLGVGMLIGFRPTAGPVDWIAAAGLLVLIAFAISWLGVAMGMQARSVETASNLPLLLTFLPFLSSGFVPTGSMPEWMQWFAQYQPFTPFIEAIRGLLLGTPLGWSPVLAVGWCVVIAAAGYAWSMALYERKSVR encoded by the coding sequence ATGACCACCATCACCGCCCAGCGCCGGACGGCCGCGGGCGCCGGCCGACAGTCGCACGTCCTCGCCGACTCGATCACCATGCTGAGCCGCAACCTGCTGCACATGGTCCGCTATCCGGGCCTGTCAGTGTTCACCATCGTGGGCCCGGTGGTGCTCCTATTGTTCTTCGTGTTCGTGTTCGGCGGCACGCTCGGGGCCGGCCTGCCCGGCGCGGATCCGGCCGGCGGGCGGGAGGCGTACGTCGCCTACGTGATGCCGGGCATCCTGCTGCTGACCATCGCCGGCAGCGCAGGAGGCACCTCGACGACGGTCGCGATGGACATGGCCGAAGGCATCACGGCGCGGTTCCGCACCATGGCGATCTCGCGGGCGGCGGTGCTCGCCGGGCACGTGCTCGGCAACACCATCCAGGCGATGATCGCCGTCGTGCTGGTGCTCGGCGTCGGAATGCTGATCGGTTTCCGCCCGACGGCCGGACCGGTCGACTGGATTGCGGCAGCCGGTCTGCTTGTCCTCATCGCGTTCGCGATCAGCTGGCTGGGGGTGGCCATGGGCATGCAGGCGAGGTCGGTGGAGACCGCGAGCAATCTGCCCCTCCTGCTGACCTTCCTGCCCTTCCTCAGCAGCGGCTTCGTGCCCACCGGGTCGATGCCGGAGTGGATGCAGTGGTTCGCGCAGTACCAGCCGTTCACACCATTCATCGAGGCCATCCGCGGGCTGCTGCTCGGCACCCCGCTCGGCTGGAGCCCGGTGCTCGCGGTTGGGTGGTGCGTGGTGATTGCGGCCGCCGGGTACGCCTGGTCGATGGCGCTCTACGAGCGGAAGTCAGTGCGCTGA
- a CDS encoding ATP-binding cassette domain-containing protein: MNTPAIQVRGLRKSYGKKVVLDDVHLTVDAGTVTALLGPNGAGKTTAVHILSTLVRPGGGTAFVNGCDVVRDPGGVRAAIGLTGQFSAVDNLLTGEENLLLMARLRHLGAKRSKARVAELLEQFDLTDAARKPLATYSGGMRRRLDLAMTLVSAPSVIFLDEPTTGLDPRGRHTMWDIVRSLVADGTTVLLTTQYLDEADELADRIAVLDGGRIVAEGTPDELKRLVPGGHIRLRFADAAALDTASRLLEESSRDDAGLSLTVPSQGGVGALRTVLDRLDTADLEVDDLSIHTPDLDDVFFALTGRTDTKGTES; this comes from the coding sequence ATGAACACGCCAGCGATCCAAGTCCGCGGGCTGCGCAAGTCCTACGGCAAGAAAGTAGTGCTCGACGACGTCCACCTCACCGTGGACGCCGGCACCGTCACCGCGCTGCTCGGCCCGAACGGCGCCGGCAAGACGACCGCCGTGCACATCCTGTCCACGCTTGTCCGGCCAGGCGGCGGCACGGCGTTCGTGAACGGCTGCGACGTCGTCCGCGATCCGGGCGGCGTGCGCGCCGCGATCGGCCTTACGGGCCAGTTCTCCGCGGTGGACAACCTCCTCACCGGTGAGGAGAACCTCCTGCTGATGGCCCGGCTGCGACACCTCGGGGCGAAGCGCTCAAAGGCCCGGGTGGCCGAGCTGCTGGAGCAGTTCGACCTCACCGACGCCGCCCGCAAGCCGCTCGCCACCTACTCGGGCGGGATGCGGCGCCGCCTCGACCTCGCGATGACCCTCGTCTCGGCGCCCAGTGTCATCTTCCTCGACGAGCCCACCACGGGCCTGGACCCGCGCGGCCGCCACACCATGTGGGACATCGTGCGCAGCCTCGTCGCGGACGGCACCACCGTGCTGCTCACCACCCAGTACCTCGACGAAGCCGACGAGCTCGCGGACCGCATCGCCGTGCTCGATGGCGGCCGCATCGTCGCCGAGGGGACGCCGGACGAACTCAAGCGCCTGGTGCCCGGAGGCCACATCCGGCTCCGGTTCGCGGATGCCGCGGCGCTCGACACAGCCTCCCGCCTGCTTGAGGAGTCTTCCCGCGACGACGCCGGGCTCTCACTCACCGTGCCGAGCCAGGGCGGGGTGGGTGCGCTGCGCACTGTCCTGGACCGCCTCGATACGGCCGACCTCGAGGTGGACGACCTCAGCATCCACACCCCGGACCTCGATGACGTGTTCTTCGCGCTCACCGGCCGGACCGACACGAAGGGAACCGAGTCATGA
- a CDS encoding DUF4097 family beta strand repeat-containing protein, which produces MPTFNTPAPIDLAINLQVGAIDVFAGDRADTVVTVSPTNPAKAVDRRGAEETTVDFDGQRVTIKGPRPRISWIGPTESVDVKIELPAGSRLTAEIAVGGVRTVGRLGATRIKSSMGRVDLDTTGDLWLRASHGNATVGTAEGGTEITADHGQIRIGTVTGDALLKASHGSVLIGESGGDVDAKLSYGDLEITKALASVAAKTAYGSIHLGEVSRGSIQVESGFGQVTIGVRPGVPAWLDLSSKDGHVRNELEGDHAPGASEQAVAVRARTRASDISIQRAR; this is translated from the coding sequence ATGCCCACTTTCAACACCCCCGCCCCCATCGACCTGGCCATCAACCTGCAGGTCGGCGCGATCGACGTCTTCGCCGGTGACCGCGCCGACACGGTCGTGACCGTCTCTCCCACCAACCCCGCCAAGGCTGTGGACCGCCGGGGCGCGGAGGAGACCACGGTCGACTTCGACGGCCAGCGGGTCACCATCAAGGGCCCGCGGCCCCGGATCAGCTGGATCGGCCCCACCGAGTCGGTCGACGTCAAGATCGAGCTGCCGGCCGGGTCAAGGCTCACCGCCGAGATCGCGGTGGGCGGCGTCCGCACCGTCGGACGCCTCGGCGCGACCCGCATTAAAAGCTCGATGGGCCGCGTGGATCTCGATACCACCGGCGACCTGTGGCTGCGTGCCTCGCACGGCAACGCGACCGTTGGTACTGCCGAGGGCGGAACCGAGATCACGGCCGACCATGGTCAGATCCGGATCGGGACGGTCACCGGCGACGCTCTCCTCAAGGCATCGCATGGCAGCGTCCTGATCGGGGAGTCCGGCGGCGACGTCGACGCGAAGCTCTCCTACGGCGACCTCGAGATCACGAAGGCGCTCGCCTCCGTCGCGGCGAAGACCGCGTACGGCAGCATCCACCTGGGTGAAGTCTCGCGCGGTTCCATCCAGGTGGAGAGCGGCTTTGGCCAGGTCACCATCGGCGTGCGGCCCGGCGTTCCCGCCTGGCTCGACCTGTCCTCGAAGGACGGGCACGTGCGCAACGAACTCGAAGGTGACCACGCGCCCGGCGCGTCGGAACAGGCCGTCGCCGTGCGTGCCCGGACCCGGGCCAGCGACATCAGCATCCAACGCGCCCGGTGA
- a CDS encoding toxin-antitoxin system HicB family antitoxin, whose translation MELGQYVTDLQRQLVDAAENGSEETRAAAERLAAGLDAATRLVLLDVLSAAAGEITRDLAPGSVDLRLRGRDVEFVVTQPNTDPDNDDRPAAPLDLDDASTSRTTLRLPDALKARVDEAAAADGLSVNTWLVRAVATALQPKQRRSAQRTLRTGDNFAGWAR comes from the coding sequence ATGGAACTCGGACAGTACGTCACCGACCTGCAACGCCAGCTAGTGGATGCCGCGGAGAACGGCTCGGAGGAAACCCGTGCCGCCGCCGAGCGGCTCGCCGCGGGACTGGACGCCGCCACGCGGCTCGTTTTGCTCGATGTCCTGTCGGCCGCGGCCGGCGAGATCACCCGGGACCTCGCGCCCGGCTCGGTGGACCTGCGGCTGCGAGGACGCGACGTCGAGTTCGTCGTCACCCAGCCGAACACCGATCCTGACAACGACGATCGTCCCGCCGCACCCCTCGACCTCGACGACGCGAGCACCTCCCGCACCACACTCCGCCTGCCCGACGCCCTCAAGGCACGGGTGGACGAGGCTGCCGCGGCAGACGGACTGTCCGTCAACACCTGGCTGGTCCGCGCGGTTGCCACCGCCCTCCAACCCAAGCAGCGACGGTCCGCGCAGCGCACTCTGCGCACCGGCGACAACTTCGCGGGCTGGGCGCGCTAA
- a CDS encoding DUF998 domain-containing protein — protein sequence MTADSQTLAALAACYSLGAVAVSILLVVALHKLEPEFDPSWRMLSEYSLGKYGVLMRMAFILGGTAVAASGVALWPPAGFLAVGLPVVALGPIGAVFVDTDPITTPRPEITGRSKVHAGLGSLFILGFPFAATCAGIGAATHSPAGQILAWAAIIPWAGLAWFLGATFRFGQSDSVGKPEVRIGWPNRFNMLAYLAWVTLACGLTLIQAL from the coding sequence ATGACGGCAGATTCGCAGACCCTTGCGGCGCTTGCCGCCTGTTACTCGTTGGGGGCTGTCGCGGTTTCCATTCTCCTCGTTGTCGCGCTGCACAAACTCGAGCCGGAATTCGACCCCTCCTGGCGGATGCTCAGTGAATATTCGCTGGGCAAGTACGGCGTGCTGATGCGGATGGCATTCATCCTCGGCGGAACCGCCGTCGCAGCTTCCGGCGTTGCCCTGTGGCCGCCCGCCGGTTTTCTGGCCGTCGGACTTCCCGTGGTTGCTCTTGGGCCGATCGGGGCGGTCTTCGTCGACACGGACCCGATCACTACGCCGCGGCCGGAGATCACGGGCCGCAGCAAGGTCCATGCCGGCCTCGGCTCGCTCTTCATCCTGGGGTTTCCCTTTGCCGCGACCTGCGCGGGAATCGGTGCGGCCACGCATTCGCCGGCCGGGCAAATTCTCGCGTGGGCGGCGATCATCCCGTGGGCGGGCCTGGCCTGGTTCCTGGGCGCGACGTTCCGGTTCGGCCAATCGGACTCGGTCGGGAAGCCTGAAGTACGCATCGGCTGGCCCAATCGCTTCAACATGCTGGCCTATCTGGCCTGGGTCACACTGGCATGCGGCCTGACACTGATCCAGGCCCTATGA
- a CDS encoding winged helix-turn-helix domain-containing protein: protein MTDAGATGANEKKPAASAREIKALAHPLRLRILRLCGLHELTNKQLADRLGQDPGTVLYHVRQLLSAGFLEPADVRTGESGALEKPYRSTGRSWNLDTALRDAGPGGPLAPIEAFREELAEAGPDALTSLSRFVLHLSGQDTEDLIRRIGAVLDDYTGSDRQRSDQPAYGGIFVLHRSPD, encoded by the coding sequence ATGACGGACGCAGGGGCGACGGGCGCGAACGAGAAAAAACCCGCCGCCAGCGCCAGGGAGATCAAGGCGCTGGCCCATCCGCTGCGCCTGAGGATCCTCCGCCTGTGCGGGCTCCATGAACTGACCAACAAACAACTCGCCGACCGGCTGGGCCAGGACCCGGGGACGGTGCTCTATCACGTGCGGCAATTGCTCTCGGCCGGATTCCTTGAACCCGCCGACGTCCGCACCGGAGAGAGCGGCGCACTGGAGAAGCCGTACCGTTCCACTGGGCGGTCCTGGAACCTGGACACGGCACTGCGCGACGCTGGTCCCGGCGGCCCGCTGGCGCCGATCGAGGCCTTCCGGGAAGAGCTCGCGGAAGCCGGGCCGGACGCGCTCACCAGCCTCTCCCGCTTCGTCCTGCATCTCTCCGGGCAGGACACCGAAGACCTCATCCGGCGCATCGGCGCCGTTCTGGACGATTACACCGGCAGCGACCGGCAGCGGTCGGACCAGCCCGCGTACGGCGGCATCTTTGTCCTTCACCGGTCGCCGGACTAG
- a CDS encoding MFS transporter yields MTSSTAQVKEQSGAPLGASYWKLWTSSGLSNLADGVFKIALPLLAIQFTQSPTLIAGLSVAATLPWLLFALTAGALADRLDRRKLMLWANLGRAMLPALLVAGILLDLGSIWALYVVALMVGVAETLYDTSAQSILPQMVHRDQLSRANGRLYAVELTANQFVGPPLGGLLVALGVVAGFAAPAALWLAAVGALFLVPGTFRTEREVKTTLRFDIGEGLRFLWNQKILRTLAVMTGVFNFASNAAFAVFVLFAVGPASEMKLSEVGFGLLLTTSALGAFIGSFLAERVEARLGRSKSLALTICGGALFVGAPALTNNPYVLGPLFFVGGLLIVLWNVITVSLRQRIAPNRLLGRVNSAYRLLAWGTMPLGAAAGGLLAQWLGLQVMFGIMGLLTLALLGLMPILTDKAISAADVES; encoded by the coding sequence ATGACTAGTTCCACCGCGCAGGTGAAAGAACAGAGTGGTGCGCCCCTGGGTGCGTCCTACTGGAAGCTGTGGACCTCGTCCGGGCTGTCCAACCTTGCGGACGGCGTCTTCAAGATCGCGCTGCCGCTGCTGGCCATCCAGTTCACGCAGTCACCCACGCTGATCGCCGGGCTGAGTGTCGCAGCGACCCTTCCGTGGCTTCTCTTCGCCCTCACCGCCGGGGCGCTGGCCGACCGGCTGGACCGGCGCAAGCTTATGCTCTGGGCCAACCTCGGCCGCGCGATGTTGCCCGCGCTGCTGGTAGCCGGGATCCTGCTGGACCTAGGCTCCATCTGGGCCTTGTACGTTGTCGCATTGATGGTGGGTGTGGCTGAAACGCTCTACGACACCTCCGCCCAGTCGATCCTGCCCCAGATGGTGCACAGGGATCAGCTGTCGCGCGCCAACGGCCGGCTCTATGCCGTCGAGCTCACCGCAAACCAGTTCGTTGGGCCCCCGCTGGGCGGGCTGCTGGTGGCACTCGGCGTCGTCGCAGGCTTTGCCGCGCCGGCGGCACTGTGGCTGGCGGCCGTCGGTGCGCTGTTCCTGGTCCCCGGGACTTTTCGCACAGAGCGGGAGGTGAAGACGACCCTGCGGTTCGACATAGGTGAGGGTCTGCGGTTCCTCTGGAACCAGAAGATCCTCCGCACGCTCGCCGTGATGACCGGGGTGTTCAATTTCGCATCCAACGCGGCATTCGCGGTCTTCGTGCTGTTTGCCGTGGGCCCGGCCTCGGAGATGAAACTGTCCGAAGTGGGGTTCGGCCTGCTCCTGACGACCTCCGCGCTCGGCGCCTTCATTGGCTCATTCCTCGCGGAGCGGGTGGAAGCCAGGCTGGGCCGGTCCAAGTCCCTGGCCCTCACGATCTGCGGGGGCGCACTGTTCGTAGGTGCGCCGGCCCTGACGAACAACCCCTACGTCCTTGGCCCGCTCTTCTTTGTGGGCGGCCTGCTGATTGTCCTTTGGAACGTCATCACCGTGTCCCTGCGCCAGCGCATTGCCCCCAACCGCCTGCTGGGCCGGGTCAACAGCGCCTACCGCCTGCTGGCCTGGGGCACCATGCCGCTCGGTGCGGCAGCGGGCGGCCTGCTCGCCCAATGGCTGGGACTGCAGGTCATGTTCGGCATCATGGGACTGCTGACCCTCGCGCTGCTCGGGCTGATGCCCATCCTCACGGACAAGGCGATTTCCGCGGCCGACGTCGAATCTTAA
- a CDS encoding ATP-binding protein yields the protein MNMKSLLSDDVVAVRGVLTDTHPVDLHALGLAGAIDRLALPLRKRGTVVHLEAPHHGMEVDRHSATLLYRAAQELLSNVYKFAQASAVTVRLGCVTHGMSHGVQLKVTDDGGGFDVPAAMVGRHSGMGLRLMRMTVGLAGGEVTIDSSAAAGTCVTVALPLD from the coding sequence ATGAACATGAAATCGCTACTCAGCGATGATGTCGTCGCCGTCCGTGGCGTCCTCACCGATACACACCCGGTTGATCTCCATGCTCTTGGGCTGGCCGGCGCAATTGACCGTCTGGCCCTTCCCCTCCGAAAACGCGGCACCGTGGTACATCTGGAGGCTCCGCACCACGGCATGGAAGTGGATCGACACTCCGCAACCCTTCTCTACCGGGCGGCGCAGGAGCTCCTGAGCAATGTCTATAAATTCGCTCAGGCGTCAGCCGTGACGGTCCGGCTCGGTTGTGTCACCCACGGCATGAGCCACGGCGTTCAGCTCAAAGTGACCGATGACGGCGGTGGTTTCGACGTGCCGGCAGCCATGGTTGGCCGGCACAGCGGCATGGGACTGCGGCTCATGCGCATGACCGTAGGCCTTGCTGGTGGAGAGGTGACCATCGATTCGTCCGCCGCCGCAGGAACGTGTGTGACGGTAGCACTGCCCTTGGACTAG
- a CDS encoding electron transfer flavoprotein subunit beta/FixA family protein has translation MKIIVLVKEVPDTYGDRKLNLETGLADRDASETVIDEIGERALELALTYADANEGTEVAVLSLAPEGATATIRKGLAMGAGSATHISDEALRGADLGLTAETLAAAIRRMEFDLVITGNVSTDGSGGMIPAMLAELLEVPLATGLSSVEIGDGVVSGARPVESGVQQVSADLPAVVSITEALPGPRFPNFKGIMAAKKKPVEVLTLADLGVTADNPDAARSIMLTVAEKPPRAAGVKITDEGDAGEKLADFLIENRLA, from the coding sequence ATGAAGATTATCGTCCTTGTAAAGGAGGTCCCCGACACCTACGGGGACCGAAAACTGAACCTTGAGACAGGCCTCGCCGATCGCGACGCCAGCGAGACGGTCATAGATGAGATCGGCGAGCGGGCCCTGGAACTGGCGCTCACGTACGCCGACGCGAACGAAGGTACCGAGGTCGCAGTCCTCTCCCTCGCTCCCGAGGGCGCGACGGCAACGATCCGCAAGGGACTCGCGATGGGCGCAGGGAGCGCCACCCACATCTCTGACGAGGCGCTCCGGGGTGCGGATCTTGGACTGACCGCTGAAACCCTCGCAGCAGCGATCCGCCGCATGGAATTTGACCTTGTGATCACGGGCAACGTCTCCACCGACGGATCCGGCGGCATGATTCCCGCGATGCTCGCGGAACTGCTCGAGGTGCCGCTGGCTACAGGCCTCAGCTCCGTGGAAATCGGCGACGGCGTCGTGTCCGGCGCCAGGCCCGTTGAATCCGGCGTGCAGCAGGTATCGGCGGACCTGCCCGCGGTGGTTTCCATTACCGAGGCGCTTCCCGGGCCGCGCTTCCCCAACTTCAAAGGCATCATGGCCGCGAAAAAGAAGCCCGTTGAGGTGCTCACCCTCGCGGACCTCGGGGTCACCGCCGACAACCCGGACGCGGCGCGTTCGATCATGCTGACCGTCGCAGAGAAGCCTCCGCGCGCGGCGGGCGTAAAGATCACTGACGAGGGTGATGCCGGCGAGAAGCTCGCTGACTTCCTTATCGAAAACCGACTGGCGTAA